The following proteins are co-located in the Nitrospinota bacterium genome:
- a CDS encoding tetratricopeptide repeat protein: MNTLWTALELTGRAIAVVPGRVLPDAQEFAFKTGWEVVIAVMTRHVPVLIGVVSFFIVLMIPYVYGYYVKYIKKPDLAPAVPEESEPHPWFSKPGEGAGELAGDMEMLKPLEQAAANVAGGVKPSPEAVNHLEEQAGKLSTAGAKATAFRLLGDIHRGSGDLEKAEAFYLEGSKVGAKTKKEAAFSAYGISLIHESRGDIGQALDHSRRALVLFDQSGMKEETLKITERIKSLKSRD, encoded by the coding sequence ATGAACACACTATGGACTGCTCTTGAACTGACGGGCCGGGCGATTGCGGTTGTGCCCGGGCGCGTCCTGCCGGACGCACAGGAATTCGCCTTCAAGACCGGCTGGGAAGTCGTCATAGCCGTGATGACACGGCATGTGCCGGTCCTGATTGGAGTTGTGTCCTTTTTCATCGTACTGATGATCCCATACGTTTACGGCTATTACGTAAAGTACATAAAGAAACCGGACTTGGCGCCAGCCGTCCCCGAGGAATCAGAGCCTCACCCCTGGTTTTCAAAACCGGGAGAAGGCGCCGGGGAACTGGCCGGGGACATGGAAATGTTGAAGCCTCTGGAACAAGCAGCCGCAAACGTGGCGGGAGGGGTGAAACCTTCACCAGAGGCGGTAAACCACCTTGAAGAGCAGGCCGGAAAACTCTCCACCGCCGGGGCGAAGGCCACAGCCTTCCGCCTTTTAGGCGACATTCACAGGGGCTCCGGAGACCTGGAAAAAGCGGAAGCGTTTTACCTTGAAGGATCAAAGGTGGGAGCCAAGACGAAAAAGGAGGCGGCCTTTAGCGCGTACGGCATTTCGTTGATCCACGAATCACGCGGGGACATAGGACAGGCGTTGGATCATTCCCGGCGCGCGCTGGTGTTGTTTGACCAGTCCGGCATGAAGGAAGAAACGCTTAAAATCACGGAACGGATCAAAAGCCTCAAATCAAGGGACTGA
- the bcsG gene encoding cellulose biosynthesis protein BcsG: MGLWSFYFFAKLFLFIQGVVKFDILYNFGLAIFLILPVPEKIRFRRVIFALKIITGVLLAVSIFWHDTWLPSPLDAAKELKSQGIPSKEYIYSFLIRYYDQQTFINLGIIFSACWVANKFLKLTTFVMIMFVALIPITIHAQPNEEEISMNTEAFLDSETSRVVRFKAPKGGKLDFDLLYLHVCSLSWDDMKDAGIENDQFFVQFNFLFKNFNTATTYSGPALVRFLRSNCGQTSHSMIYKDQPAECYLFPALDWVGFSVFPVLNHDGNYGGFAKQIKQNGIPRAPMELDQSALYLNMFDNSPVYDDYMTLSKWWKMRLASDKQYAALYYNTVSLHEGSHKVGDKEWWKRDRKWLYKEFLAKLIVDLSKFIKDLEASGRNVVVVFVPEHGMALRGSAIQTAGLRDIPLPDITNVPVGIKFIGPKFNNAPRKQKVVTKPVSYLGLSHVVAKLVEKSPFQTDDYTYNSFIDTIPQTDFMAENEGGSVIKVGKKYYHSGKDKKWVELPINEIQ; encoded by the coding sequence ATGGGCCTTTGGAGTTTCTACTTTTTCGCCAAGCTGTTCCTGTTCATACAGGGAGTCGTCAAATTCGACATCCTGTATAATTTCGGTCTGGCCATTTTCCTTATTTTGCCGGTGCCGGAAAAAATCAGGTTCCGCAGGGTGATCTTCGCGCTCAAAATTATCACCGGCGTATTGCTGGCTGTTTCCATATTCTGGCACGACACATGGCTCCCCTCTCCGCTGGATGCGGCCAAAGAGCTGAAAAGCCAGGGTATTCCGTCCAAAGAATACATATACAGCTTTCTGATAAGGTACTATGACCAGCAGACTTTCATAAACCTTGGCATCATATTCTCCGCCTGCTGGGTGGCAAACAAATTCCTGAAGTTGACTACCTTCGTGATGATCATGTTCGTGGCGCTCATACCCATCACAATCCATGCGCAGCCCAATGAGGAAGAAATCAGCATGAACACGGAGGCGTTCCTGGATTCGGAAACGTCGCGCGTTGTCCGGTTCAAGGCGCCAAAAGGGGGCAAACTGGATTTTGATCTTTTGTACCTGCATGTCTGCTCCCTTTCGTGGGACGACATGAAGGACGCGGGAATAGAGAATGACCAGTTTTTCGTCCAGTTCAACTTTTTGTTCAAGAATTTCAACACCGCCACCACATACAGCGGCCCGGCGCTGGTCCGGTTTTTAAGGTCCAACTGCGGGCAGACGTCGCACAGCATGATTTATAAGGACCAGCCCGCCGAATGCTATCTGTTCCCCGCTTTGGACTGGGTGGGATTTTCGGTGTTCCCTGTGCTGAACCATGATGGGAATTACGGTGGGTTTGCCAAGCAGATAAAGCAGAACGGGATACCACGGGCCCCCATGGAACTGGACCAATCGGCGCTTTACCTGAACATGTTCGACAACTCGCCTGTGTACGACGACTACATGACATTGAGCAAGTGGTGGAAAATGCGGCTGGCATCGGACAAGCAGTACGCCGCCCTTTATTACAACACCGTCTCCCTGCATGAAGGCTCGCACAAAGTGGGCGACAAGGAATGGTGGAAGCGCGACCGCAAGTGGCTGTACAAGGAATTCCTGGCAAAACTGATAGTGGACCTCTCAAAGTTCATCAAGGACCTTGAGGCCTCCGGCCGGAATGTGGTGGTCGTCTTTGTTCCCGAGCATGGAATGGCCCTGAGAGGGAGCGCCATACAGACCGCCGGGCTGAGAGACATACCGTTGCCCGATATCACCAATGTCCCGGTCGGCATCAAGTTTATCGGCCCGAAATTCAACAACGCGCCAAGAAAACAGAAAGTCGTCACAAAGCCGGTAAGTTATCTGGGGCTGTCCCATGTGGTGGCCAAACTGGTGGAAAAAAGCCCGTTCCAGACCGATGACTATACCTACAATTCCTTTATAGACACCATTCCGCAGACAGATTTTATGGCCGAAAACGAGGGCGGTTCGGTTATCAAGGTCGGGAAAAAGTATTACCATTCCGGCAAAGATAAAAAATGGGTGGAATTGCCCATCAATGAGATACAATAG
- a CDS encoding endoglucanase — protein sequence MTRIIKVLALAAITAAISHSAAFGADRVMWDRYKADFITPDGRVIDFYQDQASHSEGQGYGMTLAAAFGDRKTFDKLWAWTKANLGGRPDGLFVWLWGKRLDGRWEIIDFNNATDGDILIAYALLKAHAAWGEASYKNDAQAIIRAIRKSLSAQWKGQTVILPSYYGFTGKNEIVLNPSYLIIPAFRAFAKEDDHAFWEKARHDSFGLISKSLLGEKALPADWVKITDDGFRLHYDRSVKFGYDAVRVILHLAADDPKALPSGVNEMFKFYEGLGYIPAWVDLDKDAFSMSSASGGAYSIYALAAQKTGKKALGEKLFAEARRKLDYEKKSYYSWSLFLIVNSGAFESGK from the coding sequence ATGACAAGGATAATTAAGGTCCTGGCCTTGGCGGCCATAACCGCCGCGATAAGCCATTCGGCGGCCTTCGGCGCCGACCGGGTGATGTGGGACCGTTACAAGGCCGATTTCATCACGCCGGACGGGCGCGTCATCGATTTTTACCAGGATCAGGCCAGCCATTCCGAGGGGCAAGGATACGGGATGACGCTGGCGGCCGCATTCGGCGACAGAAAGACTTTCGACAAGTTGTGGGCATGGACAAAGGCCAACCTCGGCGGCAGGCCGGACGGGCTTTTCGTCTGGCTATGGGGCAAAAGGCTGGACGGCCGGTGGGAGATCATTGATTTCAACAACGCCACTGACGGCGACATCCTGATAGCCTATGCGTTGCTCAAGGCCCATGCGGCGTGGGGCGAAGCGTCCTATAAAAACGACGCCCAGGCCATAATACGCGCCATCCGCAAAAGCCTTTCGGCGCAGTGGAAAGGCCAGACGGTGATCCTCCCGAGCTACTACGGATTCACCGGAAAGAATGAAATTGTGCTCAACCCTTCATATCTTATCATCCCCGCGTTCCGCGCTTTCGCAAAGGAGGACGACCACGCATTTTGGGAAAAGGCGCGGCATGACTCGTTCGGCCTGATTTCAAAAAGCCTTCTGGGGGAAAAGGCCCTTCCGGCGGACTGGGTGAAAATCACGGACGATGGATTCCGCCTGCATTACGACAGAAGCGTCAAGTTCGGATACGACGCCGTAAGGGTCATTTTGCACCTGGCGGCCGACGACCCAAAGGCCCTCCCGTCCGGCGTCAACGAGATGTTCAAATTTTATGAGGGCCTTGGATACATTCCGGCATGGGTGGACCTGGACAAGGACGCCTTTTCGATGAGCTCCGCTTCGGGCGGGGCCTATTCGATATACGCGCTGGCGGCCCAGAAAACAGGCAAGAAAGCCCTCGGCGAAAAGCTTTTCGCCGAGGCGCGGCGCAAACTGGACTACGAAAAGAAGAGTTATTATTCGTGGAGCCTGTTCCTGATCGTCAATTCCGGCGCTTTTGAAAGCGGGAAGTAA
- a CDS encoding class I SAM-dependent methyltransferase, with protein sequence MNHDSSQKAVNRHFDERAASYGEQSERGAWRAVREMELKAVLAEISPLAGLGVLEVGCGHGWYASRIAPMGPSLYAVTDMLFSMTAAVAAQGVKKAVADLAHLPVKPVFDRVLCAGALEFVPDPAPFFREASLAIKPGGRIVLLAPSTCLAGKAYRWWHRRHGFSVNLFGLDYIKRMAQANGLEVRSARRGGLFNLAVSLEKKQ encoded by the coding sequence ATGAATCACGACTCTAGCCAGAAAGCTGTGAACCGCCATTTCGACGAGAGGGCCGCAAGTTACGGGGAGCAATCCGAGCGCGGCGCGTGGCGGGCGGTGAGGGAGATGGAACTGAAGGCCGTATTGGCGGAAATATCACCGCTGGCCGGCCTTGGCGTGCTGGAGGTTGGATGCGGCCACGGGTGGTATGCCTCCCGTATCGCCCCGATGGGCCCATCGCTGTATGCCGTAACGGACATGCTATTCTCCATGACCGCCGCGGTGGCAGCGCAAGGGGTGAAAAAGGCCGTGGCGGACCTGGCCCATCTGCCTGTCAAGCCGGTGTTCGACAGGGTGCTGTGCGCCGGGGCGCTGGAATTCGTCCCCGATCCCGCGCCATTTTTCCGCGAAGCCTCTCTTGCGATAAAGCCGGGGGGGAGGATAGTCCTGCTGGCCCCTTCCACTTGCCTGGCGGGGAAGGCCTACCGGTGGTGGCACCGCAGGCATGGATTTTCAGTGAACCTTTTCGGGCTGGACTATATCAAGCGGATGGCCCAGGCCAATGGGCTGGAAGTCAGGAGCGCCAGAAGAGGCGGGCTTTTCAATCTTGCCGTGAGCTTGGAAAAGAAACAGTAA
- a CDS encoding HEAT repeat domain-containing protein, whose translation MFEKLKISGILAKFPKSGGSERKAMLEKLAALGDMAVGMTADELRYNHILYTDAEEIFMKIFRKEYLPVFIQGLSDHKENVRELYADTITKRGGAAAVSALIEKMADDDNTLRKAAGELVVSLGGMSAVARISPLLRHENKEVKKTAMDALVAIKPERAVEMLSPLLDDRDQWIRRKTVEAICKLKDKQSIPLLKVKLADEKDSGIIKMIIEAIGSAGGKEDAVFLLPTVKNMDLTIRQLATEAISRIADSTLVPHLLDLLKDEDVNIRRSAVDILDGLKDPSTAAALIRALKDGDWWVREIATDALSALGGGKISQMISGLLHDEDEYVRRSAVEFYCRVKDPSVYAALVQLLADKDWWVREKAITALGLIGSPDAIPEIAKMTGDSEVKWAIPRALKSIGSPEGLKPLGVLLKDDQRQIRFEALEAVLSLDGPESDKLVKTAALDKDAEIAGRALKALRERTGRTWLKEDVMREAGPANGGKQAPLITFMEVSPGDLLTEAIMVVDICQSTGTAATFGDNFILKMGDDLFETIIPIARDEGVRFYKSTGDGYLMTFESALSAVNTAVKTLARVRERNAGSEGRRRMSLRFSINFGECRVDNNLDRIGVAVNMTFRADGIKQDSVIIMPGQNLDQINNFPAENRILLTEPALMELSHKGDFQARPLGFFELRGITGLHKLYQLLIEGE comes from the coding sequence ATGTTTGAAAAACTGAAAATAAGCGGCATACTCGCAAAATTCCCCAAGTCCGGGGGAAGCGAAAGAAAAGCCATGCTCGAAAAGCTTGCGGCCTTGGGCGACATGGCCGTGGGCATGACCGCCGACGAGCTTCGCTATAACCATATCCTCTATACGGACGCCGAAGAGATATTCATGAAAATATTCCGCAAGGAATATCTGCCGGTGTTCATACAGGGGCTTTCCGACCACAAGGAAAACGTGCGGGAACTGTACGCCGACACGATCACAAAACGGGGGGGCGCCGCGGCCGTCTCCGCGCTCATCGAAAAAATGGCCGACGATGACAACACTTTGCGCAAGGCGGCCGGGGAACTTGTGGTGTCTTTGGGGGGGATGTCCGCGGTGGCGAGAATATCGCCTCTTCTAAGGCACGAAAACAAGGAAGTGAAAAAGACCGCCATGGACGCGCTTGTGGCGATAAAGCCCGAGAGAGCCGTTGAAATGCTGTCGCCGCTTCTGGACGACCGGGACCAGTGGATCAGGCGCAAGACTGTGGAGGCAATCTGCAAGCTCAAGGACAAGCAGTCCATACCGCTATTAAAGGTGAAACTGGCGGACGAGAAAGACAGCGGCATCATCAAGATGATCATCGAGGCGATAGGATCCGCCGGAGGGAAGGAGGACGCGGTGTTCCTCCTGCCCACGGTTAAAAACATGGACCTTACCATAAGACAGCTGGCCACCGAAGCGATCTCCAGGATAGCCGATTCGACCCTGGTGCCACATCTGCTCGACCTGTTAAAAGATGAGGACGTGAACATACGCCGCTCCGCCGTGGACATTCTTGACGGACTGAAAGATCCCTCGACCGCCGCCGCGCTTATACGCGCCCTAAAGGACGGCGACTGGTGGGTGCGCGAAATCGCCACGGACGCCCTCAGCGCCCTGGGAGGGGGCAAAATAAGCCAGATGATATCCGGGCTGCTGCACGACGAGGATGAATATGTGCGGCGGTCCGCGGTGGAGTTTTATTGCAGGGTGAAAGACCCTTCAGTTTACGCCGCACTGGTCCAGCTCCTGGCGGACAAGGACTGGTGGGTGCGCGAGAAGGCTATCACCGCCCTTGGGCTCATCGGCTCGCCGGACGCCATACCGGAAATCGCAAAAATGACCGGGGACAGCGAAGTGAAATGGGCGATCCCAAGGGCCCTTAAAAGCATCGGATCACCGGAAGGGCTCAAACCGTTGGGGGTGTTGCTAAAGGATGATCAGCGGCAGATACGGTTCGAGGCGTTAGAGGCGGTCCTGTCGCTTGACGGGCCAGAATCCGACAAGCTTGTCAAGACCGCGGCTTTGGACAAGGACGCGGAAATCGCCGGCCGGGCGCTCAAGGCGTTGCGGGAAAGGACCGGCAGGACGTGGCTGAAGGAAGACGTAATGCGCGAAGCCGGGCCTGCCAACGGCGGCAAACAGGCGCCTCTTATCACTTTCATGGAAGTGTCCCCCGGTGACCTGCTCACGGAGGCGATAATGGTGGTGGACATCTGCCAGTCCACCGGCACAGCCGCCACATTCGGCGACAATTTCATATTGAAAATGGGGGACGACCTTTTTGAGACCATTATCCCCATCGCCAGGGACGAGGGGGTGCGGTTTTACAAAAGCACCGGCGACGGATATCTGATGACTTTCGAGTCGGCGTTATCGGCCGTCAACACGGCTGTAAAGACCCTCGCCCGCGTCCGGGAAAGGAACGCGGGATCCGAAGGCAGACGCAGGATGTCGCTGCGGTTCTCCATTAATTTCGGCGAATGCCGGGTGGACAACAATCTGGACAGGATCGGCGTGGCTGTGAACATGACGTTCAGGGCGGACGGAATAAAACAGGATTCGGTCATCATCATGCCGGGGCAGAACCTCGACCAGATCAACAATTTCCCCGCGGAGAACAGGATATTGCTCACCGAGCCGGCCCTGATGGAACTGAGCCACAAAGGAGATTTCCAGGCAAGGCCGCTGGGATTTTTCGAGCTTCGCGGGATAACAGGCCTCCACAAGCTTTATCAATTGCTTATTGAAGGCGAATAA
- the rnr gene encoding ribonuclease R, whose protein sequence is MFKSDEDLLAALKAILVSPLSMREILGGLKIPSAQRSLYRRRIRTISESGEVVRIKGGRYGLPEKMNLVTGMVQGHPEGFGFVIPDDPSQSDLFLSHRAFDEAMHGDKVVARVESVRPDGRREGRVIRVLDRAHETVVGTFERSRNAGYVVPFERRISRDIFIPPDATGGARQGQAVVAKIVEYPSKTRPSMGEITKVLGDADDPAVEIQIIVARYKLRSDFPHAAAHEAKSQHPPTAKDLTGRLDLRARPIVTIDGETAKDFDDAVEVERLENGDYKLGVHIADVSHYVKEGSALDKEAYKRGTSVYFPGSVIPMLPFELSNDLCSLNPKVDRLTLSCIMTFNPGGDLVDYHVAESVIRSVERMTYTAVAAIIENRDAAVTERYHGLVKNFRLMAELAGILRRKRAMNGALDFDLPEPQIILDVTGRPESIVVAERNVAHRLIEEFMLAANRTVAGHFIKSRYPAVFRVHDEPDPVKLEAFREFIQAFGFGIRPGDKITSRKLQGILEKMEGRPEEKLITHVMLRSMKQARYSTDNIGHFGLAFEHYTHFTSPIRRYPDLIVHRLLRDLMRKQRREEQWTAFLPKMADSTSAAERNADEAERQAVKLRQCQYMKERIGEEYDGVISGVIAFGFFVEAVATHVEGLVRITSIADDYYKFDEKGHALIGERTRKRFRLGDMVRIRVENVSVERRQIDFSLVKKGEERAGRGRGEPKRAVKPKRRTSEKRSGARSGLKRKKR, encoded by the coding sequence ATGTTCAAATCGGACGAGGACCTGCTCGCGGCGCTCAAGGCCATCCTCGTATCACCGCTGTCCATGAGGGAAATCCTGGGCGGACTTAAAATCCCCAGCGCCCAGAGAAGCCTGTACAGGCGCCGGATACGGACCATTTCAGAGTCCGGCGAGGTGGTGCGCATAAAGGGGGGGCGTTATGGCCTTCCGGAAAAAATGAACCTTGTCACCGGCATGGTGCAGGGACATCCGGAGGGATTCGGGTTTGTGATTCCCGACGACCCTTCACAGTCCGACCTTTTCTTAAGCCACCGCGCCTTTGACGAGGCGATGCATGGGGACAAGGTGGTGGCCCGGGTGGAAAGCGTGCGCCCGGACGGACGGCGCGAAGGAAGGGTGATCCGGGTGCTCGATCGGGCTCACGAGACCGTGGTGGGAACATTTGAAAGGTCCCGCAACGCGGGATACGTGGTCCCCTTCGAGCGGCGCATATCACGCGATATCTTCATTCCGCCAGACGCCACCGGCGGAGCCCGGCAGGGGCAGGCGGTGGTGGCCAAGATCGTTGAATATCCGTCCAAGACCCGCCCTTCGATGGGGGAGATCACAAAAGTGCTCGGGGACGCGGACGATCCTGCGGTGGAAATACAGATAATCGTGGCCAGGTACAAGCTGAGGTCCGATTTCCCCCATGCCGCCGCCCACGAGGCCAAATCGCAGCATCCCCCAACAGCCAAAGACCTGACCGGCCGGCTTGACCTTCGGGCAAGACCCATTGTCACCATAGACGGAGAGACGGCCAAGGACTTTGACGACGCGGTGGAGGTGGAACGGCTGGAAAACGGCGACTACAAACTGGGAGTTCACATTGCCGACGTTTCGCATTACGTCAAAGAGGGTTCGGCGCTGGACAAGGAAGCGTACAAGCGCGGCACATCGGTGTATTTCCCCGGCTCGGTAATCCCCATGCTTCCGTTCGAACTGTCCAACGACCTTTGTTCGCTCAATCCCAAGGTGGACAGGCTCACCCTAAGCTGCATAATGACATTCAATCCGGGGGGCGACCTTGTGGACTACCATGTGGCCGAATCGGTGATCCGGTCCGTGGAGCGCATGACATATACAGCCGTGGCTGCCATTATTGAGAACAGGGACGCGGCGGTGACTGAACGGTACCACGGGCTTGTGAAAAATTTCAGGCTCATGGCCGAGCTTGCCGGAATACTTCGGCGCAAAAGAGCGATGAACGGCGCGCTGGACTTCGACCTGCCGGAGCCGCAGATCATCCTGGACGTGACCGGAAGGCCGGAAAGCATCGTGGTGGCCGAGCGCAACGTGGCCCACAGGCTCATCGAGGAATTCATGCTGGCCGCGAACAGGACCGTGGCGGGCCACTTCATAAAAAGCCGTTACCCCGCCGTGTTCCGCGTGCATGACGAGCCGGATCCGGTGAAGCTGGAGGCGTTCCGCGAATTCATACAGGCGTTCGGATTTGGCATCCGGCCCGGGGACAAGATCACGTCAAGGAAGCTACAGGGCATCCTGGAGAAAATGGAGGGGCGGCCCGAGGAAAAGCTTATCACCCATGTGATGCTTCGCTCCATGAAACAGGCGCGCTATTCCACCGACAACATCGGCCATTTCGGCCTGGCATTCGAACATTACACCCATTTCACAAGCCCCATCCGCAGATATCCGGACCTGATCGTCCACCGCCTGCTGCGCGACCTTATGCGAAAGCAGCGGCGGGAGGAGCAATGGACCGCCTTCCTGCCGAAAATGGCGGATAGCACATCCGCCGCGGAGCGCAACGCCGACGAAGCGGAACGCCAGGCGGTAAAACTCCGGCAGTGCCAGTACATGAAGGAGAGGATCGGGGAGGAGTACGACGGGGTGATCTCCGGTGTCATAGCCTTCGGATTTTTCGTGGAGGCGGTGGCCACCCACGTGGAGGGGCTTGTGCGCATCACTTCCATCGCGGACGACTACTACAAATTCGACGAAAAGGGGCACGCCCTCATAGGGGAAAGGACGCGCAAAAGGTTCCGGCTGGGTGACATGGTGCGGATACGGGTGGAAAACGTTTCAGTCGAGCGGCGGCAGATCGACTTTTCACTGGTGAAAAAGGGGGAAGAGCGCGCCGGGCGCGGACGCGGCGAACCCAAGAGAGCGGTCAAGCCGAAACGCCGGACAAGCGAAAAGCGGAGTGGCGCCAGGTCCGGCCTGAAAAGAAAAAAACGCTGA
- a CDS encoding YkgJ family cysteine cluster protein, whose protein sequence is MTGDGGSGEHGGGLSQAIHEAVEKLPKIGWGESFNFKCHDALSCWTSCCRNPDLFLMPYDVLRLKNRLGLKSWEFHEKHTTVAMDPLLGLPVVRLKMDGEGACPFVTEKGCGVYADRPTSCRVYPLGQAASSGSASASGDRIFFKVEEDHCLGWKEGKSQTLEEWVLGQGAADYNLHNEIVVRFSFHEKLGEPGKLDDGKLGMIYMSLYDVDRFRQFVFGSTFLKRFRLDSETIEKIRTNDEDILRFAVRWLEFSTLGLPSMEVNA, encoded by the coding sequence ATGACGGGAGATGGCGGAAGCGGAGAACACGGTGGCGGTTTAAGCCAGGCGATCCACGAGGCTGTCGAAAAACTTCCCAAAATAGGGTGGGGGGAATCGTTCAATTTCAAATGCCACGACGCCCTTTCGTGCTGGACATCGTGCTGCCGGAATCCGGATCTTTTTCTGATGCCTTACGACGTGCTCAGGCTGAAAAACCGGCTGGGCCTGAAGTCATGGGAATTCCACGAAAAGCACACCACAGTGGCGATGGATCCGTTGCTGGGCCTGCCGGTGGTGCGGCTGAAAATGGACGGGGAGGGGGCTTGTCCGTTCGTGACGGAAAAAGGGTGCGGCGTGTACGCGGACAGGCCCACATCGTGCCGCGTATATCCCCTTGGCCAGGCCGCATCTTCCGGATCCGCCTCCGCCTCGGGGGACCGGATATTCTTTAAGGTGGAGGAGGATCACTGCCTTGGGTGGAAGGAAGGCAAAAGCCAGACCCTGGAGGAATGGGTGCTCGGCCAGGGGGCGGCGGACTATAACCTGCACAACGAAATCGTCGTGCGGTTTTCATTCCATGAAAAACTCGGCGAGCCGGGAAAACTTGATGACGGCAAGCTGGGGATGATATACATGTCGCTTTACGATGTGGACAGGTTCCGCCAGTTCGTTTTCGGCTCCACGTTTTTAAAGAGGTTCAGGCTTGATTCAGAAACAATTGAGAAAATCCGGACAAACGATGAGGACATCCTGCGTTTCGCTGTCAGATGGCTTGAGTTCTCCACCCTCGGGCTGCCGAGCATGGAGGTCAACGCCTAG
- a CDS encoding cold shock domain-containing protein: protein MLSGKVKWFNNAKGYGFIKGDDREEDVFVHYSAISAEGYKTLEDGQPVQFEVCEGPKGLHAKNVTRI from the coding sequence ATGCTTAGCGGCAAGGTCAAATGGTTCAATAATGCAAAGGGATACGGATTTATCAAGGGGGACGACAGGGAGGAGGACGTTTTTGTGCATTACTCGGCCATTAGCGCCGAGGGGTACAAAACCCTGGAGGACGGCCAGCCTGTCCAGTTCGAGGTGTGCGAAGGTCCCAAAGGGCTCCACGCCAAAAACGTAACCAGGATATAA